The following is a genomic window from Paenibacillus sp. FSL R5-0766.
GTAGCTGTTTTGTTGACCGATCAGCCTATGCGGCTCAGACAATTGGTTTTTTTATGATTAAACTTTTAGTCATCCGCAACGTTGGCTTCTCCAGCCTGCTGCGAATGGCTACGATATTCGCTTGGCGCGATGCCTGTCCACCGCTTGAACTGGCGGCTGAAATGCGCATTGGTCTTATACCCAAGCATCATCGCAATATGGTCTATGTTCAGGTCGGTTTGTTTTAACAGCCGCTGCGCTTCGTTCAGAAGGGTTTCGGATAGAAACTTGCGTGGAGCGATGCCATATACCTGCCGAAAAATTCGATTAACCTGTGACGGGCTAACGCTCAGCGATTTGGCAATGTCCTGAATCCAGGTTCGCTCACTCTCCTGAATTTCCCCGTGAAGATGGATATATCTTACCGAATCCTCAATGTGCTCAGCAATCTGATGGGCAATAGTTTCTTTTCTCGACAACGTAACGGAAGCTTGCTGAGATAACTGGCCAACCAGGGAACCAAGCAGTTCAAACACTGCGGCATGTACCTTCATTTGTTTGGAGGAAGATAACGAGTTAGACAGATGCTCTGTAGCCAGACCATACAAGGTAGACAGGGAAGAGGAGAGCCCCAGAGCCAAATTCGAATTTGCCGGATAATAGATGTCTTTGCAACGGTTAAGTTCTCTGCAAAAGGATGTATCGTGTATGCTGAAATGCACGGAAAAATAAGTGAACCCCTCCGGTCCGGCTCCGGTGCAAGAGTGGGTCATACCCGGTCGGATGAACAGGAGGTCGCCAACCGACTGACGATAAGACTGCCCGTTGACCACCATGTTCATCTGCCCGTCCATCATCCAGTGAACTTCATACATGGAATGTTCATGAGACGGATAAGTCCAGCTGGAATCAACTTTTCTTGCATGCAGCCCCAATAATTGAAAAGACATGCGAACATCGGGTAGACGACCTAAATACACAGCATCCGAAAGCTTGGTCACAGCAAACCAACCCCCTTGTACGATTCTATATTCCAACATCCTGTCATCGGAGTGTCCTCGTAAATTATTTTCAGTTCAACGGATATAACCTCATCTTAACAGAAAAAAAATGCGTGAAAAGGGTAAATCGTCGGAGTGATTAGAACATCGTCATGAACCATAGCCGGTGCTATGGTAGTATTATCAACCCGATGGGGAAAAATGGAGGCAAGCTTGAATGAGAATTATTCGATTTCTGGACGGACAACAGAAGTGGCTGGCAGCCGTTACGGATGATGAACAAGCGTATCGTTTGCCACAAGCAGATTTTATGACTTTGATCCATCAAGCAAGAAAGCAGGGGATTTCTCCAGTTCAACTTGTTGAAAGCGCTTTTAAACCGTCGAACAAGTTAACTGACGATTGGACTTCCCTGCATCTAATCACTCCATTGGAAGCTCCGGAAGTATGGGCGGCGGGTGTAACTTATCAACGCAGCCGCGAAGCGCGAAATTATGAAGCAACCGAAGGCAAGCTGGATGCAAAGACCTTTTACGATAAAGTTTATGATGCCGAAAGACCGGAGATCTTTTTTAAATCTACAGCTGCCCGCACCGTCGGGCCCAATGAGGCTGTCACACTTCGCAGCGATTCCAATTGGCAGATCCCGGAGCCTGAGCTGGGGTTAGTGCTTGCCGCGGATGGCAGCATTGTGGGATACATTGTTGGCAATGACATGAGCTGCCGCGATATTGAAGGGGAAAACCCGCTGTATCTGCCGCAAGCAAAAATGTGGCGCAATTCCTGCTCGATAGGTCCATCCATTCGTCTAGCGGAAACGGTGCAGGATCCATATGCGTTCAGCATCGTTTGCGAAATATATCGCGAAAGTGAAATAGTTGTCAAAAGCGAGGCAAGCACAAGTGAGTTAAACCGAAAACTCGATGAACTGGTCTCCTTTCTGGCCAGAGATAACGATTTGTTTGACGGTACGGTGTTATTGACAGGCACAAGCATCGTGCCACCCAATGATTTTACACTTGCACCCGGGGACCGCATTGAAATATCCATTAGCGATATCGGGACACTTATTAATCCAGTCATTTCAAACTAATGTACAAGGAGGATGAATGCAATGACCACATTTCAGGTAGAGCAGACATACAGCAATTACATTAACGGAGAATGGGTGAAGGCGACATCCGGCGAAACCGAACCGAGCATCAACCCGGCGAATCGGAAGGAGGTAGTTGGCTACGTACCCACCTCAGGCGTAGAGGATCTGAACCGGGCTGTTGCAGCCGCGAAGGAAGCAGCAAAAGATTGGCGGAGGTTATCGGGCGCGGAACGCGGAAACTATCTATTTCAAGCAGCCAATGTGCTGGAACGCCGGGCCGATGAAGTTGCAGAGGCGATGACCAGGGAAATGGGCAAAACACTCCCAGAAGCTAAAGGAGAGACACTGCGCGGTGTAGCAATCTTAAGGTATTACGCTGGAGAAGGCATGCGAAAAACCGGTGATGTCATTCCATCAACGGACAGCGAAGCACTGATGTTTACGACCCGCGTACCCCTTGGCGTTGTAGGGGTTATTGCTCCTTGGAATTTCCCGGTAGCCATTCCGATTTGGAAAACGGCTCCGGCCTTAATTTACGGCAATACGGTTGTGTTGAAGCCTGCTCAGGAAACTGCGGTCACTGCAGCTAAAGTAATGGAGTGTTTTGAAGAGGCGGGCATTCCGGCAGGCGTTCTTAATCTGGTATGCGGCAGAGGCTCAGTGATCGGATCTGCACTTGCTGAGCATCCGGATGTGGGCGGAATAACGTTCACAGGCTCCAATGAAGTGGGCAAACGGGTCGGAGGCGCAGCACTGGCACGTGGGGCCAAGTATCAACTTGAAATGGGTGGGAAAAACCCGATTATTATCGCGGCTGACGCTGACCTCGATTTGGCTGTGGAAGCCACAATCAGCGGTGGGTTGAAATCGACCGGGCAAAAATGTACGGCCACCAGCAAGGTCATTATTGAACGAAAAGTATACGATGCCTTCAAAGAAAAGCTGCTCTCGCAAATCCAGGAAATCCGGCTTGGTGACGGCATGTCTTCTGGAAGCTGGATGGGTCCATGTGCAAGCGAAGGACAGCTCAATACCGTGCTGAGTTATATTCAAAAAGGCCAAGATGAAGGTGCCGTTCTGCTCACTGGCGGAAAAAGAGGGGACGGTCCGGGACTGGAAGAGGGATTCTATGTGCAGCCGACCGTATTTGAAGGGGTCGAATCCCATATGTCCATCGCCCGGGAAGAAATCTTTGGCCCGGTTCTGGCCTTGATTGCGGTAGATTCCCTGGAGGAAGCGATCGAAGCGGCTAATGATAGCGATTATGGCTTGAGTGCTTCCATCTATACACAGAACGTCGGAGCCATGTTGTCTTTCATCCGGGACATGGATGCAGGACTGGTCAGAATTAATGCAGAAACAGCCGGCGTAGAGCTGCAGGCTCCGTTTGGCGGTATGAAGATGTCAAGTTCACACTCCAGAGAACAGGGGCAAGCGGCTATCGAGTTTTTCACGGCCATCAAAACGGTCTTTGTGAAGTCATAAACTGTGGGAGGCTATCATGTACGAACAGATTACGTCGATTATGGGAGAGACCGCATCCAACTGCTTCGATATCATAGCCCATGCTCCAGGGGCTGCAGGACGTCTGCCTCTAACGGATGATTTGCTGCGGAATGCTCCAAGCGGCGACTTGTTTGGCATGTCCCAGAATGTTGGAATGGGCTGGAAGCCCGGGGATTTGAACGGAAAACAATTTCTGATCTTGAGTACACAAGGTGGCATACGCAATGAAGACGGCAGCCCGGCAGCGCTCGGTTACCATACCGGCCACTGGGAGGTCGGCCTACTGATGAAGGCTGCCGCAGAGGAACTCTCAAGCCGGGGAGGAATCCCGTTTGCTGGATATGTCAGCGATCCGTGTGACGGCAGATCACAGGGGACAACCGGCATGTTTGACTCGCTTCCGTACCGGAACGATGCCGCTATGGTATTTCGCAGACTGATTCGCTCGCTGCCAACGCGTAAAGGTGTTCTTGGTGTCGCCACTTGTGACAAAGGTCTTCCAGCGATGATGCTCGCGCTTGCCGGCATGCCGCAATTGCCTGGTGTAATCGTTCCCGGTGGCGTCACACTTCCGCCTACCGATGGAGAGGACGCCGGTAAAATTCAGACCATCGGTGCACGTTACGTCAACGGGGAACTTTCTCTGGAAATGGCGTCCGATTTAGGATGCCGAGCTTGTGCTACACCGGGAGGAGGCTGTCAGTTTTTAGGTACCGCGGCTACGGCCCAGGTTGTAGCAGAGGCTCTGGGTATGACAGTGCCACATGCCGCGCTTGCCCCTTCCGGTCAGCCCATCTGGTTTGAAATGGCACGCCAATCGTCACGTGCACTCATCCATATGGAGTCTCAGGGGATGAGAATGGGAGACATTGTCACGGATGCATCCATTCGCAATGCGATGACCGTTCATGCCGCGTTTGGCGGATCGACCAATCTGCTTCTTCACATACCGGCGATTGCCCATGCCGCCGGTTTAACCGTACCCACGGTACAGGACTGGATACAGGTTAACAAAAATGTTCCAAGGCTGGTTAGTGCTCTGCCAAACGGACCGATCTTTTATCCGACCATACGTGTCTTTCAGGCCGGAGGTGTACCGGAGGTCATGCTACACCTCAGACAGCTTGGTCTGTTGGATGAGTCTGTACCAACCGTTACAGGTACTTCATTGGGTCAGGTACTGGATTGGTGGGAATCGTCGGAACGGCGTCATCTCATGCGGAAGCAGTTAAAAGAGCAGGACGGCATTGATCCGGACAGTGTCATCATGAGTGTAGAGCACGCTCAGCGGCTTGGAATCTCTTCCACCGTAACATTTCCAACCGGGAATATCGCTCCGGAAGGTTCTGTCATCAAATCCACCTCTATTGATCCTGCTGTGCTGGATGAGCATGGTGTATACCGTCATCGTGGCAGAGCAAAGGTGTTTACCACCGAACGTGAGGCAATCCATGCGATTAAGACCGGAGGTATTCTGGCTGGCGACGTTGTTGTGCTTCTTGGGCGAGGTCCATCGGGAACCGGGATGGAGGAGACGTACCAGCTTACATCTGCGCTTAAACATTTGCCTTTTGGCAAATACGTGTCACTGATTACGGATGCCCGGTTCTCCGGTGTTTCCACCGGAGCGTGCTTTGGTCATGTTGGCCCTGAAGCGCTGGCAGGCGGACCAATTGGCAAGCTGCGGAACGGAGATCTGATTGACATCGTGGTTGATCGTAACACGCTGGAGGGCAGCATTAACTTTGTCGGAGAAGGAGAGCTGGCGTTTTCGCCGGAAGAAGGTGCTCTCATCCTGGCACAAAGGTCCTTCCATCCGGATATGAGGCCTGATGAAGCTTTGCCGGATGATACAAAGCTCTGGGCTGCATTGCAATCGGTCAGCGGTGGGACTTGGAGAGGGAATGTATATGATGTAGAGCGGATAATAACCGCCCTGGAAGCCGGCAAAAAAGCGCTGGGCTGGTACTGATATCCACCTTTTGTGTATCTGTTGTTGTACAGATCATTACTTTCATACCGGAGGTTTCTTCCATGAATAAGATCCAGAAAATGATCACCAATCCCATCCTTCCCGGTTTCCATCCTGATCCGTCCATCTGCCGAGCAGGGGAGGATTATTATATCGCCACTTCCACCTTTGAATGGTTCCCTGGTGTACGGATTCACCATTCCCGGGATCTGGTTCATTGGCGGCCCATCGCTTCTCCGCTGACTCGTGTAACGCAGTTGAACATGGAGGGCAACATTAATTCCGGAGGCGTATGGGCACCCTGTCTTAGTTACAACAACGGTGTGTTTTACCTGATCTACACCGATGTCAAAAGCCGGGTAGGCGCTTTTAAAGATACCCACAATTACCTTGTGACAGCAACGGATATCGAGGGCCCTTGGTCCGATCCGGTGTATCTGAACAGCAGCGGTTTTGATCCTTCCCTGTTTCATGATGAAGACGGGCGTAAGTGGCTGGTCAATATGATATGGGATCACCGTAAGGGCAAAAATCGGTTTGCAGGCATCGTTCTTCAGGAATATTCTGTCCAGGAACATAAGCTGATCGGACCGGCCATGAACATATTTAAGGGAACAGAACTAGGCCTGACCGAAGCACCCCACCTGTACAAACACAACGACTATTATTATCTCATTACGGCTGAAGGTGGAACCGGTTATGAGCATGCGGTTACCTCAGCACGTTCCCGTACGTTACAAGGTCCTTATGAGGTCGATCCTGCCAATCCGATCCTCACTTCATACGGCAGACCGGATTTAGCTCTGCAAAAGGCAGGCCACGGTAGTCTGGTCGAAACGCATACCGGCGAATGGTACATGGCTCATCTGGTCGGACGACCCGTTCAGCGCAAATATTGCATTCTTGGACGTGAGACCGCACTTCAGCTATGTACGTGGAGTGAGGACGGCTGGCTGAGACTTGCGAGCGGTGACCGATATCCGGAGGTTCAGGTGCCTGCACCAATGATCCAGTCCCATCCGTTTGAGCCGATTGCTGAAATGGATCATTTCGATCACTTTGAGCTTCGGCATGATTGGAATACACTTCGCATTCCACCCGATTCGACTTGGCTCAGCTTGACGGAACGTCCCGGTTACTTACGCTTGCACGGCATGGAGTCGATGAGTTCAACGCACAGGCAAAGCATGATCGCACGGAGACTTCAGGCCTTGGAGTGTGAAGCCGAGACGTGTCTGGAATTTGCGCCGGACCATCCACAGCAAATGGCCGGATTGATTTTGTACTACGATACCCAGGACTATCTCTACTTACGTGTAACTTATCATGAAGAGAAAGGGCTCTGCCTGGGGATTATTCAGTCCAAATACGGGGTATACGACGAACTGCTGGAGGATATTCCGCTAGAGTTGGTGAGCACGCTTCGTTTAAAGGCTGTGGTGGATCAAGATCGCGCCCGCTTTTATTATGCGTTAAATAGCGATTCATCCTGGAATACAGCAGGCGGGTGGATTGATATCACACATCTGTCCGATGAATCTCCGGAGTATATCCGGTTTACGGGAACCTATATCGGTCTTTGTGTGCAGGATCTTGGTGGAACCCGAAAACATGCCGATTTTGACTATTTTATGTATAAGGAAATATAGCATGCTGTGAGTTTATTGAGATAAGCCAGAGCCCCTTGTGATGGGGGCTCTGGCTTATCCTAATAGGGATGAATAACTACATAATAATATGATATTATGTTTGTCGGTAACAGGTCGAATATAATAGTTGGAGGTATATTATGAATTTATATAAAGTTATTGAACCCCATAATTCAAACTATCCTGATCCCATCGTTTTAGCTAAAGGAGATACGATCCTATATGGGAGAGAAGATACTGAATTCCCCAACTGGATTTTCTGTGAATCCTTGCATTCTAAAAAATGCGGCTGGGTACCGAAGCAAATATTAAGCACTCCCAATGAAGAAGAGATCGCAACTGCATTATCAGACTATTCTGCACACGAATTAACCGTAAAACCCGGTATCATCGTTACAAAAGAATTTGAACTAAATGAATGGAGTTTTGTTCATACCGCAGAGGGTGAGAAGGGCTGGTTGCCAAACAAGGTATTGACTCCATCGGAATTATAATCGAAGGCATAGAGAAACTTACTCTGCATCATAATTGGATTGTTTCGCAGTTGTAATGGTCTCGTTCGTAATTAGGCATGCATCTACCTTGAGGATTTTATTCCTCTCGTGTAAATGCATGCCTGTTTTTTTATTTGTGCTGTAAATCC
Proteins encoded in this region:
- a CDS encoding AraC family transcriptional regulator produces the protein MTKLSDAVYLGRLPDVRMSFQLLGLHARKVDSSWTYPSHEHSMYEVHWMMDGQMNMVVNGQSYRQSVGDLLFIRPGMTHSCTGAGPEGFTYFSVHFSIHDTSFCRELNRCKDIYYPANSNLALGLSSSLSTLYGLATEHLSNSLSSSKQMKVHAAVFELLGSLVGQLSQQASVTLSRKETIAHQIAEHIEDSVRYIHLHGEIQESERTWIQDIAKSLSVSPSQVNRIFRQVYGIAPRKFLSETLLNEAQRLLKQTDLNIDHIAMMLGYKTNAHFSRQFKRWTGIAPSEYRSHSQQAGEANVADD
- a CDS encoding fumarylacetoacetate hydrolase family protein; its protein translation is MRIIRFLDGQQKWLAAVTDDEQAYRLPQADFMTLIHQARKQGISPVQLVESAFKPSNKLTDDWTSLHLITPLEAPEVWAAGVTYQRSREARNYEATEGKLDAKTFYDKVYDAERPEIFFKSTAARTVGPNEAVTLRSDSNWQIPEPELGLVLAADGSIVGYIVGNDMSCRDIEGENPLYLPQAKMWRNSCSIGPSIRLAETVQDPYAFSIVCEIYRESEIVVKSEASTSELNRKLDELVSFLARDNDLFDGTVLLTGTSIVPPNDFTLAPGDRIEISISDIGTLINPVISN
- the gucD gene encoding alpha-ketoglutaric semialdehyde dehydrogenase GucD, translating into MTTFQVEQTYSNYINGEWVKATSGETEPSINPANRKEVVGYVPTSGVEDLNRAVAAAKEAAKDWRRLSGAERGNYLFQAANVLERRADEVAEAMTREMGKTLPEAKGETLRGVAILRYYAGEGMRKTGDVIPSTDSEALMFTTRVPLGVVGVIAPWNFPVAIPIWKTAPALIYGNTVVLKPAQETAVTAAKVMECFEEAGIPAGVLNLVCGRGSVIGSALAEHPDVGGITFTGSNEVGKRVGGAALARGAKYQLEMGGKNPIIIAADADLDLAVEATISGGLKSTGQKCTATSKVIIERKVYDAFKEKLLSQIQEIRLGDGMSSGSWMGPCASEGQLNTVLSYIQKGQDEGAVLLTGGKRGDGPGLEEGFYVQPTVFEGVESHMSIAREEIFGPVLALIAVDSLEEAIEAANDSDYGLSASIYTQNVGAMLSFIRDMDAGLVRINAETAGVELQAPFGGMKMSSSHSREQGQAAIEFFTAIKTVFVKS
- a CDS encoding YjhG/YagF family D-xylonate dehydratase, yielding MYEQITSIMGETASNCFDIIAHAPGAAGRLPLTDDLLRNAPSGDLFGMSQNVGMGWKPGDLNGKQFLILSTQGGIRNEDGSPAALGYHTGHWEVGLLMKAAAEELSSRGGIPFAGYVSDPCDGRSQGTTGMFDSLPYRNDAAMVFRRLIRSLPTRKGVLGVATCDKGLPAMMLALAGMPQLPGVIVPGGVTLPPTDGEDAGKIQTIGARYVNGELSLEMASDLGCRACATPGGGCQFLGTAATAQVVAEALGMTVPHAALAPSGQPIWFEMARQSSRALIHMESQGMRMGDIVTDASIRNAMTVHAAFGGSTNLLLHIPAIAHAAGLTVPTVQDWIQVNKNVPRLVSALPNGPIFYPTIRVFQAGGVPEVMLHLRQLGLLDESVPTVTGTSLGQVLDWWESSERRHLMRKQLKEQDGIDPDSVIMSVEHAQRLGISSTVTFPTGNIAPEGSVIKSTSIDPAVLDEHGVYRHRGRAKVFTTEREAIHAIKTGGILAGDVVVLLGRGPSGTGMEETYQLTSALKHLPFGKYVSLITDARFSGVSTGACFGHVGPEALAGGPIGKLRNGDLIDIVVDRNTLEGSINFVGEGELAFSPEEGALILAQRSFHPDMRPDEALPDDTKLWAALQSVSGGTWRGNVYDVERIITALEAGKKALGWY
- a CDS encoding glycoside hydrolase family 43 protein produces the protein MNKIQKMITNPILPGFHPDPSICRAGEDYYIATSTFEWFPGVRIHHSRDLVHWRPIASPLTRVTQLNMEGNINSGGVWAPCLSYNNGVFYLIYTDVKSRVGAFKDTHNYLVTATDIEGPWSDPVYLNSSGFDPSLFHDEDGRKWLVNMIWDHRKGKNRFAGIVLQEYSVQEHKLIGPAMNIFKGTELGLTEAPHLYKHNDYYYLITAEGGTGYEHAVTSARSRTLQGPYEVDPANPILTSYGRPDLALQKAGHGSLVETHTGEWYMAHLVGRPVQRKYCILGRETALQLCTWSEDGWLRLASGDRYPEVQVPAPMIQSHPFEPIAEMDHFDHFELRHDWNTLRIPPDSTWLSLTERPGYLRLHGMESMSSTHRQSMIARRLQALECEAETCLEFAPDHPQQMAGLILYYDTQDYLYLRVTYHEEKGLCLGIIQSKYGVYDELLEDIPLELVSTLRLKAVVDQDRARFYYALNSDSSWNTAGGWIDITHLSDESPEYIRFTGTYIGLCVQDLGGTRKHADFDYFMYKEI
- a CDS encoding SH3 domain-containing protein, with the translated sequence MNLYKVIEPHNSNYPDPIVLAKGDTILYGREDTEFPNWIFCESLHSKKCGWVPKQILSTPNEEEIATALSDYSAHELTVKPGIIVTKEFELNEWSFVHTAEGEKGWLPNKVLTPSEL